A portion of the Ricinus communis isolate WT05 ecotype wild-type chromosome 10, ASM1957865v1, whole genome shotgun sequence genome contains these proteins:
- the LOC8276519 gene encoding PHD finger protein ING2 isoform X1, whose product MAIARTGVYVDDYLEYASTLPAELQRLLNTIRELDERSHSMINQTRQQTKYCLGLAQSSKRGNGNNYHNSINEEDDAVERMKKDIEANQDNALSLCTEKVLLARQAHDLIDSHIKRLDEDLNYFAEDLKHEGKISPDEPAVLPPQPIIVPKLEKRKSFYGTPQSKRIDYREREWDRERDRDFELMPPPGSKKDFSIPADVDQPIDPNEPTYCVCHQVSFGDMIACDNENCQGGEWFHYACVGLTSETRFKGKWYCPTCRMLPQSQL is encoded by the exons ATGGCAATTGCTCGAACCGGAGTCTACGTTGATGATTACCTAGAGT atGCAAGTACATTACCTGCGGAACTCCAAAGACTTCTCAATACTATCAGAGAACTCGATGAACGATCTCATT CAATGATAAACCAAACCAGGCAGCAAACGAAGTACTGTTTAGGATTGGCACAAAGCTCAAAGAGAGGGAATggtaataattatcataatagTATAAATGAAGAGGATGATGCTGTTGAGagaatgaaaaaggatatTGAGGCAAATCAGGATAATGCATTGAGTTTGTGCACCGAGAAGGTTTTGTTGGCACGGCAAGCACATGACCTT ATAGACAGCCATATAAAACGACTGGATGAGGATCTGAACTACTTTGCAGAAGATTTGAAGCACG AGGGCAAAATATCACCAGATGAACCAGCAGTTCTGCCCCCACAACCTATTATAGTTCCCAAGCTAGAAAAACGCAAATCCTTTTATGGAACACCACAATCAAAAAGGATTGATTACAGGGAGAGGGAATGGGATCGAGAGCGTGATAGGGATTTTGAGCTCATGCCTCCTCCTGGAAGTAAGAAGGACTTTTCTATCCCTGCTGATGTTGATCAACCCATTGATCCAAATGAACCTACCTACTGTGTTTGTCATCAG GTATCCTTTGGAGATATGATTGCCTGTGATAATGAAAAT TGCCAAGGAGGTGAATGGTTCCATTATGCGTGTGTTGGTCTGACATCAGAGACAAGATTCAAGGGAAAGTGGTATTGTCCAACCTGCAGAATGCTACCCCAATCTCAGTTATag
- the LOC8276521 gene encoding NADPH-dependent aldehyde reductase-like protein, chloroplastic, translated as MLVYGEITREVASSSLPLNSRVAIVTGASRGIGRAISIHLHSLGAKVVLNYASSSTQADHLASELNASASASHPHAVVIKADVSDPDQVKQLFDRTEQEFGSKIHILVNCAGVMDPKYPSLANTTVEDWDMTFNVNAKGAFLCCREAANRLASGGGGRIIMISTSVVGSNFPGYAAYAASKAAVETMTKILAKELKGTGITANCVAPGPVATELFFAGKTEETIKRIADSCPLGRLGEPKDISEIVGFLASDAGEWINGQVIRVNGGFVI; from the exons ATGCTAGTTTATG GTGAAATTACCAGGGAGGTAGCATCTTCTTCTCTTCCACTCAACAGTCGGGTAGCCATTGTGACTGGGGCTTCACGCGGCATTGGTCGTGCCATTTCCATTCACCTGCACTCTCTTGGTGCTAAAGTTGTGCTCAACTATGCTTCAAGCTCCACCCAAGCTGATCACCTTGCATCAGAGCTCAATGCCTCAGCTTCGGCTTCTCACCCCCATGCAGTTGTTATCAAAGCTGATGTTTCAGACCCAGATCAAGTCAAGCAACTTTTCGACAGAACTGAGCAAGAATTTGGTTCAAAAATCCATATCCTTGTAAACTGTGCTGGGGTTATGGATCCAAAGTACCCTTCTTTGGCCAATACAACGGTGGAGGACTGGGATATGACTTTCAATGTCAATGCCAAAGGAGCATTCTTGTGCTGTCGGGAGGCAGCTAATAGATTGGCTAGTGGAGGTGGTGGAAGAATCATAATGATATCAACATCTGTGGTTGGATCAAATTTTCCAGGATATGCAGCTTACGCTGCCTCCAAGGCCGCAGTGGAGACGATGACAAAGATACTAGCCAAGGAGCTAAAGGGTACAGGAATAACTGCTAATTGTGTTGCTCCAGGACCAGTAGCTACAGAGCTGTTTTTTGCAGGTAAAACTGAGGAAACAATCAAGAGAATAGCTGATTCCTGCCCTTTGGGCAGACTTGGCGAGCCAAAGGATATAAGCGAAATTGTGGGATTCTTGGCTAGTGACGCAGGCGAATGGATCAATGGCCAAGTCATAAGGGTCAATGGTGGATTTGTAATCTAA
- the LOC8276523 gene encoding myb-related protein 2 isoform X2 — translation MYHHHQHQGKSVHSSSRMSIPPERHLFLQGGNGPGDSGLVLSTDAKPRLKWTSDLHEHFIEAVNQLGGADKATPKTVMKLMGIPGLTLYHLKSHLQKYRLSKNLHGQANSGSNKIGTGAVVGDRISETNVTHINNLSMGTQTNKGLHIGEALQMQIEVQRRLHEQLEVQRHLQLRIEAQGKYLQSVLEKAQETLGRQNLGSIGLEAAKVQLSELVSKVSTQCLNSAFSELKELQGLCHQQTQTAPPTDCSMDSCLTSCEGSQKEQEIHNTGMGLRPYNGNALLESKDITEGHVLHQTELKWSEDLKDNKMFLSPLGNNAARRNFAAERSTSDLSMTVGLQGENGNASSFSEGRYKDRNDGDSFPEQTNKSLDSVKLPKGDVSQGYRLPYFATKLDLNSHEEIDAASSCKQLDLNGFSWN, via the exons atgtaccatcatcatcaacatcaagGAAAGAGCGTCCACTCCTCTTCAAGAATGTCAATCCCTCCTGAAAGACACTTGTTCCTGCAAGGTGGTAATGGCCCTGGAGATTCTGGACTTGTCCTCTCAACAGATGCAAAGCCTAGACTAAAATGGACTTCAGACCTGCACGAGCATTTTATAGAAGCAGTCAATCAGCTTGGAGGGGCAGACA AAGCTACTCCAAAAACAGTCATGAAACTGATGGGGATTCCAGGACTTACCTTATATCATCTAAAGAGTCATCTTCAG AAATACAGGCTGAGCAAGAATCTTCATGGGCAAGCTAATAGTGGGAGCAACAAAATTG GTACTGGTGCTGTGGTGGGTGACAGAATATCTGAAACAAATGTTACTCATATAAACAATTTAAGCATGGGAACCCAAACAAACAA AGGCCTCCACATTGGTGAAGCACTGCAGATGCAAATTGAAGTGCAAAGAAGGTTACACGAGCAGCTTGAG GTGCAGCGACATTTACAACTCCGTATAGAGGCTCAAGGGAAATACCTGCAATCGGTATTAGAGAAAGCCCAAGAAACTCTTGGAAGGCAGAATTTGGGTAGTATTGGACTTGAAGCTGCCAAAGTTCAACTCTCCGAGCTAGTTTCCAAAGTGTCCACTCAATGCCTGAATTCTGCATTTTCAGAGCTGAAAGAACTGCAAGGTCTCTGCCACCAGCAGACGCAAACGGCTCCACCCACAGATTGTTCAATGGACAGCTGCCTGACCTCCTGTGAAGGATCCCAAAAGGAACAAGAAATACACAATACTGGGATGGGTCTGAGACCCTATAATGGTAATGCTCTCTTAGAATCGAAAGACATAACAGAAGGGCATGTGCTACATCAAACTGAACTCAAGTGGAGCGAAGacctaaaagataataaaatgtttctttCCCCATTGGGAAACAATGCAGCCAGGAGAAATTTTGCTGCAGAAAGAAGCACCAGTGATTTGTCCATGACAGTTGGACTCCAAGGAGAAAATGGGAACGCTAGTAGCTTTTCTGAGGGAAGATACAAGGACAGGAATGATGGTGACAGTTTTCCTGAACAGACTAACAAGAGTTTGGATTCAGTTAAACTACCAAAAGGAGATGTTTCTCAAGGATATAGATTGCCTTACTTTGCAACAAAACTGGATTTGAATTCTCATGAAGAAATCGATGCTGCGTCAAGTTGCAAACAACTTGACTTGAATGGATTCAGCTGGAACTGA
- the LOC8276523 gene encoding myb-related protein 2 isoform X1 has translation MYHHHQHQGKSVHSSSRMSIPPERHLFLQGGNGPGDSGLVLSTDAKPRLKWTSDLHEHFIEAVNQLGGADSEYTKKFKIQQQSIILLYNQPIFFSFPEATPKTVMKLMGIPGLTLYHLKSHLQKYRLSKNLHGQANSGSNKIGTGAVVGDRISETNVTHINNLSMGTQTNKGLHIGEALQMQIEVQRRLHEQLEVQRHLQLRIEAQGKYLQSVLEKAQETLGRQNLGSIGLEAAKVQLSELVSKVSTQCLNSAFSELKELQGLCHQQTQTAPPTDCSMDSCLTSCEGSQKEQEIHNTGMGLRPYNGNALLESKDITEGHVLHQTELKWSEDLKDNKMFLSPLGNNAARRNFAAERSTSDLSMTVGLQGENGNASSFSEGRYKDRNDGDSFPEQTNKSLDSVKLPKGDVSQGYRLPYFATKLDLNSHEEIDAASSCKQLDLNGFSWN, from the exons atgtaccatcatcatcaacatcaagGAAAGAGCGTCCACTCCTCTTCAAGAATGTCAATCCCTCCTGAAAGACACTTGTTCCTGCAAGGTGGTAATGGCCCTGGAGATTCTGGACTTGTCCTCTCAACAGATGCAAAGCCTAGACTAAAATGGACTTCAGACCTGCACGAGCATTTTATAGAAGCAGTCAATCAGCTTGGAGGGGCAGACAGTGAGTATacaaagaaattcaaaatacAGCAGCAAAGTATTATACTTCTGTATAATCaaccaattttcttttcctttccaGAAGCTACTCCAAAAACAGTCATGAAACTGATGGGGATTCCAGGACTTACCTTATATCATCTAAAGAGTCATCTTCAG AAATACAGGCTGAGCAAGAATCTTCATGGGCAAGCTAATAGTGGGAGCAACAAAATTG GTACTGGTGCTGTGGTGGGTGACAGAATATCTGAAACAAATGTTACTCATATAAACAATTTAAGCATGGGAACCCAAACAAACAA AGGCCTCCACATTGGTGAAGCACTGCAGATGCAAATTGAAGTGCAAAGAAGGTTACACGAGCAGCTTGAG GTGCAGCGACATTTACAACTCCGTATAGAGGCTCAAGGGAAATACCTGCAATCGGTATTAGAGAAAGCCCAAGAAACTCTTGGAAGGCAGAATTTGGGTAGTATTGGACTTGAAGCTGCCAAAGTTCAACTCTCCGAGCTAGTTTCCAAAGTGTCCACTCAATGCCTGAATTCTGCATTTTCAGAGCTGAAAGAACTGCAAGGTCTCTGCCACCAGCAGACGCAAACGGCTCCACCCACAGATTGTTCAATGGACAGCTGCCTGACCTCCTGTGAAGGATCCCAAAAGGAACAAGAAATACACAATACTGGGATGGGTCTGAGACCCTATAATGGTAATGCTCTCTTAGAATCGAAAGACATAACAGAAGGGCATGTGCTACATCAAACTGAACTCAAGTGGAGCGAAGacctaaaagataataaaatgtttctttCCCCATTGGGAAACAATGCAGCCAGGAGAAATTTTGCTGCAGAAAGAAGCACCAGTGATTTGTCCATGACAGTTGGACTCCAAGGAGAAAATGGGAACGCTAGTAGCTTTTCTGAGGGAAGATACAAGGACAGGAATGATGGTGACAGTTTTCCTGAACAGACTAACAAGAGTTTGGATTCAGTTAAACTACCAAAAGGAGATGTTTCTCAAGGATATAGATTGCCTTACTTTGCAACAAAACTGGATTTGAATTCTCATGAAGAAATCGATGCTGCGTCAAGTTGCAAACAACTTGACTTGAATGGATTCAGCTGGAACTGA
- the LOC8276519 gene encoding PHD finger protein ING2 isoform X2 translates to MINQTRQQTKYCLGLAQSSKRGNGNNYHNSINEEDDAVERMKKDIEANQDNALSLCTEKVLLARQAHDLIDSHIKRLDEDLNYFAEDLKHEGKISPDEPAVLPPQPIIVPKLEKRKSFYGTPQSKRIDYREREWDRERDRDFELMPPPGSKKDFSIPADVDQPIDPNEPTYCVCHQVSFGDMIACDNENCQGGEWFHYACVGLTSETRFKGKWYCPTCRMLPQSQL, encoded by the exons ATGATAAACCAAACCAGGCAGCAAACGAAGTACTGTTTAGGATTGGCACAAAGCTCAAAGAGAGGGAATggtaataattatcataatagTATAAATGAAGAGGATGATGCTGTTGAGagaatgaaaaaggatatTGAGGCAAATCAGGATAATGCATTGAGTTTGTGCACCGAGAAGGTTTTGTTGGCACGGCAAGCACATGACCTT ATAGACAGCCATATAAAACGACTGGATGAGGATCTGAACTACTTTGCAGAAGATTTGAAGCACG AGGGCAAAATATCACCAGATGAACCAGCAGTTCTGCCCCCACAACCTATTATAGTTCCCAAGCTAGAAAAACGCAAATCCTTTTATGGAACACCACAATCAAAAAGGATTGATTACAGGGAGAGGGAATGGGATCGAGAGCGTGATAGGGATTTTGAGCTCATGCCTCCTCCTGGAAGTAAGAAGGACTTTTCTATCCCTGCTGATGTTGATCAACCCATTGATCCAAATGAACCTACCTACTGTGTTTGTCATCAG GTATCCTTTGGAGATATGATTGCCTGTGATAATGAAAAT TGCCAAGGAGGTGAATGGTTCCATTATGCGTGTGTTGGTCTGACATCAGAGACAAGATTCAAGGGAAAGTGGTATTGTCCAACCTGCAGAATGCTACCCCAATCTCAGTTATag
- the LOC8276522 gene encoding NADPH-dependent aldehyde reductase-like protein, chloroplastic — protein MAAASSANPQNPTSLPLQDRVAIVTGSSRGIGKAIALHLASLGAKLVINYSSNKEQADLVARDVNSSSEKDSPRAITVQANVSDPTHVKFLFDEAERVFGCQVHVFVNSAGTLDSKYPSIADTSLEGFDLTFSINTRGAFLCCKEAANRLKRGGGGRIVVLSSSQVGALRPGFGAYAASKAAVEAMVKILAKELKGTGITANCVAPGPIATDMYFSGKTEEQIQRNIAECPLGRLGEPKDVAPIVGFLATDASEWVNGQVVRANGGYV, from the exons ATGGCTGCAGCATCCAGTGCCAACCCACAAAACCCAACTTCTCTCCCTCTCCAAGATCGAGTTGCCATAGTCACTGGCTCATCTAGAGGCATCGGTAAAGCCATAGCACTCCATTTGGCTTCCTTGGGTGCAAAGCTTGTTATTAACTACTCTTCCAATAAGGAACAAGCCGATCTTGTGGCTAGAGATGTTAATTCTTCTTCTGAGAAGGATTCTCCAAGAGCTATTACAGTTCAAGCCAATGTTTCTGATCCAACCCATGTCAAGTTTCTATTTGATGAGGCTGAGAGAGTTTTTGGGTGTCAAGTTCATGTCTTTGTTAACTCTGCTGGTACTTTGGATTCTAAGTATCCTTCCATTGCTGACACTTCTTTGGAGGGTTTTGATCTTACTTTTAG TATCAACACTAGAGGTGCATTCTTGTGCTGCAAAGAAGCAGCAAATCGGCTAAAACGTGGGGGTGGAGGCCGAATAGTTGTGCTATCATCATCTCAGGTGGGTGCATTGAGGCCAGGATTTGGGGCATATGCAGCTTCAAAGGCAGCAGTAGAGGCAATGGTAAAGATTCTAGCCAAAGAGCTCAAGGGCACTGGGATTACAGCAAATTGTGTTGCACCAGGTCCTATTGCAACAGATATGTATTTTAGTGGGAAGACAGAGGAGCAAATTCAGAGGAACATAGCAGAATGCCCGTTAGGCCGGCTTGGTGAACCCAAGGATGTTGCCCCTATAGTTGGATTCTTGGCTACTGATGCTAGTGAGTGGGTTAATGGACAGGTTGTTCGTGCCAATGGCGGCTATGTATAG
- the LOC8276520 gene encoding pentatricopeptide repeat-containing protein At4g13650 encodes MNLVHFSPMSLRSSFLKSFPFYFPRNFKAPFTLIFTQNLQKCFKRDLGVQSLACYAFAEISDQENEESARGIDFLHVVDERGSRAKSQTYLWLLDFCLNSASFLDCKKLHSKILKIGFDKESVLCDKLIEFYFAVGDLNSVVKVFDDMPSRSLMTWNKVLSGLVANKTSNRVLGLFAQMVEENVNPNEVTVASVLRAYGSGNVAFYYVEQIHASIISRGLGTSSIACNPLIDLYAKNGFIRSARKVFDELCMKDSVSWVAVISSYSQNGFGEEAIRLFCEMHISGLSPTPYVFSSVLSACAKIELFDIGEQLHALVFKCGFFLETYVCNALVTLYSRLGNFISAQQVFSKIKCKDEVSYNSLISGLSQQGCSDRALELFKKMQLDHLKPDCVTVASLLSACASIKSLSKGEQLHSYAIKAGMCLDIIIEGSLLDLYVKCSDITTAHKFFATTQTENVVLWNVMLVAYGQLDNLSKSFCIFRQMQIEGLIPNQFTYPSILRTCTSFGALDLGEQIHSQAIKTGFEFNVYVCSVLIDMYAKLGKLDIARGILRRLNEEDVVSWTALIAGYTQHDLFTEALNLFDEMLNRGIQSDNIGFSSAISACAGIQALSQGQQIHAQSYISGYSEDLSIGNALVSLYARCGRIQEANLAFEKIDAKDSISWNALMSGFAQSGYCEEALKIFAQMTRANIKASLFTFGSAVSAAANMANIKQGKQIHAMIMKTGFDSEIEVSNALITLYAKCGCIDGAKREFFEIPEKNEISWNAMITGYSQHGCGIEAVNLFQKMKQVGAKPNHVTFVGVISACSHVGLVNEGLAYFESMSKEHGLVPKPEHYACVVDLLCRAGLLSRARKFIDEMPIEPDAMVWRTLLSACTIHKDTEVGEIAARHLLELEPEDSASYVLLSNMYAVAGKWDCRDHTRKVMKNRGVKKEPGRSWIEVRNSVYAFFVGDRLHPLADKIYEFLTDLNKRAAEIGYIQDRFSLLNDEEQEQKDPSVYIHSEKLAIAFGLLSLSDPIPIRVIKNLRVCNDCHTWIKFVSKISNRTIVVRDAYRFHHFEGGICSCTDYW; translated from the exons ATGAATCTTGTTCACTTTAGCCCCATGTCTCTTCGCAGCTCATTCTTAAAATCCTTCCCTTTTTACTTCCCGCGTAATTTCAAAGCTCCATTCACTCTAATCTTCACTCAAAACCTTCAAAAG TGTTTTAAAAGGGATTTGGGTGTACAGAGTTTAGCTTGTTATGCATTCGCTGAAATTTCTGatcaagaaaatgaagagAGTGCGAGAGGAATTGATTTCCTACATGTGGTGGATGAGCGTGGAAGTCGCGCTAAATCTCAAACATATCTATGGCTTTTGGATTTCTGTTTGAATTCTGCATCTTTTTTAGATTGCAAAAAGCTTCATTCCAAGATTTTGAAGATAGGTTTTGATAAAGAAAGTGTTTTGTGTGACAAgcttattgaattttattttgcagtCGGTGATTTGAACAGTGTAGTTAAGGTTTTTGATGATATGCCTAGTAGAAGTTTGATGACTTGGAATAAGGTATTGTCTGGTCTTGTTGCAAATAAAACGAGTAACAGAGTGTTGGGTCTCTTTGCGCAAATGGTTGAGGAAAATGTAAATCCAAATGAAGTTACAGTTGCCAGTGTTTTAAGGGCTTATGGAAGTGGTAATGTTGCATTTTACTATGTTGAGCAGATTCATGCTAGCATTATTTCACGTGGGCTTGGAACTAGTTCCATTGCGTGTAATCCTTTAATCGATTTGTATGCCAAAAATGGGTTTATACGTTCTGCTAGAAAGGTGTTTGATGAGTTGTGCATGAAAGATAGTGTTTCTTGGGTGGCTGTGATCTCCAGTTATTCACAGAATGGATTTGGAGAAGAAGCTATTCGCCTATTCTGTGAAATGCATATATCAGGACTATCCCCTACTCCCTATGTATTTTCAAGTGTTTTAAGTGCTTGTGCCAAAATAGAGTTGTTTGATATTGGTGAGCAGCTTCATGCTCTAGTTTTCAAGTGTGGTTTTTTTCTGGAGACGTATGTGTGCAATGCTCTAGTGACATTGTATTCTCGCTTAGGGAACTTCATATCTGCTCAACAAGTTTTCAGCAAAATAAAGTGTAAAGATGAAGTTTCATATAATTCATTAATCTCTGGGCTTTCTCAGCAGGGATGTAGTGATAGGGCTTTAGAGTTGTTTAAGAAAATGCAGCTTGATCACCTTAAACCAGATTGTGTTACAGTTGCAAGTCTCTTAAGTGCTTGTGCATCTATCAAGTCTCTTTCTAAGGGAGAACAACTACATTCATATGCGATAAAAGCAGGAATGTGTTTAGATATTATAATTGAAGGTTCTCTGCTTGATCTTTATGTGAAATGCTCTGATATAACGACAGCCCATAAATTTTTTGCCACCACACAAACAGAAAATGTGGTTTTATGGAATGTGATGCTTGTGGCATATGGACAGTTGGATAACCTAAGCAagtcattttgtatatttaGACAAATGCAGATTGAGGGATTGATACCTAATCAGTTTACCTACCCAAGTATTTTGAGAACTTGTACATCATTTGGAGCTCTTGATCTAGGAGAACAAATCCATTCCCAAGCAATAAAGACTGGCTTTGAGTTTAATGTGTATGTCTGTAGTGTGCTTATAGATATGTATGCCAAGCTTGGAAAACTAGATATTGCTCGAGGAATTCTCAGAAGACTCAATGAGGAGGATGTTGTTTCATGGACGGCTTTGATTGCCGGGTACACACAGCATGATTTGTTTACTGAAGCTCTTAATCTTTTTGACGAAATGCTAAATCGGGGGATCCAATCAGACAACATAGGTTTTTCGAGTGCTATCAGTGCATGTGCTGGTATTCAAGCACTGAGTCAAGGACAGCAAATTCATGCTCAATCATATATCTCTGGTTACTCGGAAGATCTATCAATTGGTAATGCACTTGTTAGCCTTTATGCTAGATGTGGTAGAATTCAAGAAGCAAACTTGGcatttgaaaaaattgatGCTAAAGATAGTATATCATGGAATGCATTGATGTCTGGATTTGCACAAAGTGGATACTGTGAGGAAGCACTGAAGATCTTTGCTCAGATGACTAGAGCTAACATAAAAGCTAGTTTGTTCACATTTGGCTCTGCAGTTAGTGCTGCTGCCAATATGGCAAATATAAAACAAGGGAAGCAGATCCATGCCATGATTATGAAAACAGGGTTTGATTCAGAAATTGAAGTTTCTAATGCTTTAATCACATTATATGCAAAGTGTGGTTGCATTGATGGTGCCAAAAGAGAGTTTTTTGAGATACCTGAGAAAAATGAGATTTCTTGGAATGCTATGATCACAGGCTATTCTCAACACGGATGTGGTATTGAAGCAGTAAATCTTTTTCAGAAAATGAAACAAGTTGGTGCAAAGCCAAACCATGTCACTTTTGTGGGAGTTATATCAGCTTGTAGCCATGTGGGTTTGGTGAATGAAGGTCTTGCCTACTTTGAGTCCATGAGCAAAGAGCATGGCTTGGTGCCTAAGCCAGAACATTATGCTTGTGTTGTGGATCTTCTCTGCCGTGCTGGTCTTTTGAGCCGTGCAAGAAAATTTATTGATGAGATGCCAATTGAACCAGATGCAATGGTTTGGAGGACCCTATTAAGTGCTTGTACTATTCATAAGGACACTGAAGTTGGAGAGATTGCTGCTCGACATCTGCTGGAGTTGGAACCTGAAGATTCAGCATCTTATgttcttttatcaaatatgTATGCAGTGGCTGGGAAATGGGATTGTCGGGATCACACCAGGAAAGTAATGAAAAACAGGGGTGTGAAGAAAGAACCTGGTCGTAGCTGGATTGAGGTTAGGAACTCAGTTTATGCATTTTTTGTTGGTGATAGGCTCCATCCACTAGcagataaaatttatgaattcttGACTGATCTGAATAAACGAGCAGCAGAAATTGGTTACATCCAAGATCGATTCAGCCTGTTGAATGATGAAGAGCAGGAGCAGAAGGACCCAAGTGTATATATTCACAGTGAGAAATTGGCTATTGCATTTGGACTACTTAGTTTGAGTGATCCAATTCCTATACGTGTAATAAAGAATCTCCGTGTCTGTAATGACTGCCATACATGGATTAAGTTTGtatcaaaaatttcaaatcGGACAATTGTGGTACGAGATGCATACCGTTTTCATCATTTTGAAGGTGGTATTTGTTCATGTACGGATTATTGGTAA